Proteins encoded within one genomic window of Dethiosulfovibrio peptidovorans:
- a CDS encoding methionine ABC transporter ATP-binding protein, with the protein MIDLYDVTKRYESPDGLVVEALRDVSLQVRTGELFGIIGLSGAGKSTLLRLLNRLERPTSGRVLVDGVDLGCLAPAELLLTRRSIGMIFQHFNLLKSRTVWQNVAYPLEIAGWRQDAVNERVKEMLSLVGLDDKTGAWPAQLSGGQKQRVAIARALAPRPKVLLCDEATSALDPRTTRSILHLLEDVNRCMGLTVVLITHEMDVIREICHRVAILDAGCVVEEGPVREVFLHPRTDAARELLTELPRRGPDWDDLPRMAGCPVYILRFEGASASLPVVSRAIWHSGVDVNILAGEIDRLYASQVGNLTVQLSGKSGAIDEALSFFREQGLALEVVWNG; encoded by the coding sequence GTGATAGACCTGTATGACGTGACGAAGCGATATGAGTCGCCGGATGGCCTGGTCGTGGAGGCTCTCCGGGATGTCTCTCTCCAGGTTCGCACCGGGGAGCTCTTCGGGATCATCGGCCTCTCCGGCGCTGGAAAATCGACCCTGCTTCGGCTGCTCAACCGTCTGGAGAGGCCGACATCTGGACGGGTTCTGGTGGACGGTGTCGATCTGGGATGCCTTGCTCCTGCGGAACTTCTCCTGACCCGGCGGAGCATCGGCATGATCTTTCAGCACTTCAATCTCCTGAAATCCCGAACCGTCTGGCAGAACGTGGCCTACCCTCTAGAGATCGCCGGATGGCGTCAGGATGCCGTGAACGAACGGGTGAAAGAGATGCTGTCTCTGGTGGGGTTGGACGACAAAACCGGTGCCTGGCCAGCTCAGCTCAGCGGAGGTCAGAAACAGAGGGTCGCCATCGCTCGGGCGTTGGCGCCCAGACCCAAGGTCCTTCTGTGCGACGAGGCCACCAGCGCTCTGGATCCCAGGACGACCCGATCCATCCTTCATCTTCTGGAGGACGTAAACCGATGCATGGGGTTGACCGTCGTCCTCATCACCCACGAGATGGACGTCATACGGGAGATCTGCCATCGTGTCGCCATTCTGGACGCTGGATGCGTGGTGGAGGAGGGGCCAGTGCGGGAGGTCTTTCTCCATCCCCGAACCGACGCGGCCAGGGAGCTCCTCACGGAACTTCCCAGAAGGGGACCTGATTGGGACGATCTCCCCCGAATGGCAGGATGCCCCGTGTATATCCTGCGTTTCGAGGGCGCTTCGGCGAGCTTGCCCGTGGTCTCCAGGGCGATTTGGCACTCCGGCGTTGACGTGAATATCCTGGCTGGCGAGATCGACAGACTGTACGCGAGCCAGGTAGGTAATCTGACGGTACAGCTCTCGGGAAAATCCGGCGCGATAGACGAGGCCCTGAGTTTTTTCAGGGAACAGGGACTGGCTCTGGAGGTGGTCTGGAATGGATAG
- a CDS encoding methionine ABC transporter permease: MDRWLRIGEMLVAPTGETLYMVALSSFFAVVLGFPVGITLILTGEGGLLESPRLYQIMDGAVNVLRSFPFIILMIVLFPLSRLVVGTTIGTTATVVPLSIGAAPFVGRIVEGALKEVDPGVIEAALAMGSRVRDVVLKVMIPEALPGLVLGGTLTVINIIGYSAMAGAIGGGGLGDLAIRYGFHRFQTDVLIAAVLVIVVMVQGIQALGNRLAAYLSRNL, encoded by the coding sequence ATGGATAGATGGCTTCGAATAGGCGAGATGCTTGTGGCTCCTACAGGCGAGACCCTGTACATGGTGGCTCTCTCGTCCTTTTTTGCGGTGGTTCTCGGCTTTCCCGTGGGAATTACTCTCATCCTGACCGGGGAAGGGGGGCTTCTGGAGAGTCCCCGACTTTATCAGATTATGGATGGAGCGGTCAACGTCCTTCGCTCCTTTCCCTTCATCATCCTGATGATCGTGCTCTTTCCCCTCTCTCGGCTTGTGGTGGGAACCACCATAGGAACCACGGCAACGGTGGTTCCGCTGTCCATCGGTGCCGCACCCTTTGTGGGCCGGATCGTGGAGGGCGCTCTCAAGGAGGTCGATCCCGGAGTGATCGAGGCGGCACTAGCCATGGGCTCACGGGTTCGTGACGTGGTCCTGAAGGTCATGATCCCCGAGGCGCTTCCCGGGCTTGTCCTGGGCGGTACCCTCACGGTGATCAACATCATCGGCTACTCGGCCATGGCGGGAGCCATCGGTGGGGGAGGACTGGGGGATCTGGCTATTCGATACGGTTTTCACAGATTTCAGACCGACGTGCTCATCGCAGCGGTACTGGTGATCGTCGTCATGGTCCAGGGGATTCAGGCCCTGGGGAACCGTCTGGCGGCCTATCTCAGTCGAAATCTCTGA
- a CDS encoding methionine ABC transporter substrate-binding protein: MKKTLAYGRTILGAVLVLLTVSGAWASQALVVGASPVPHAQLLDLVRDDLHDQGIELRIVEFTDYVKPNLALQEGELDANFFQHLPYLKSFVRDHKLDLVSAGAIHVEPLGLYSKRHARLEDIPQEATIAIPSDSVNGGRALLLLQARGLIRLSDSAGLEATELDVVENPKKIRFKSIEAAQLPRVLQDVDGAVINGNYAIEAGLKPTEDALVLEGEESPYANIVAVRSGEQNGQAVKALVAILQSDKVRRFILESYGGGVVPAF; this comes from the coding sequence ATGAAGAAGACACTGGCATACGGAAGAACGATCCTGGGAGCTGTCCTCGTTCTGTTGACGGTGAGTGGAGCCTGGGCGTCCCAGGCTCTGGTCGTGGGGGCCAGCCCTGTGCCTCACGCCCAGCTCCTCGATCTGGTCAGGGACGATCTGCACGATCAGGGAATCGAGCTCAGGATCGTGGAGTTCACCGACTACGTGAAACCAAACCTGGCCCTTCAGGAAGGCGAGCTGGACGCAAATTTCTTTCAGCATCTGCCCTATCTGAAGAGCTTTGTCAGGGACCACAAGCTGGATCTGGTCTCGGCCGGGGCTATCCATGTGGAGCCCCTGGGGCTCTACTCCAAACGACACGCCCGCCTCGAGGACATCCCTCAGGAGGCGACCATCGCCATCCCGAGCGACAGCGTGAACGGAGGGCGTGCCCTTTTGCTCCTTCAGGCCCGGGGGCTCATCAGGCTCTCAGACTCGGCGGGACTGGAGGCCACCGAGCTGGACGTGGTGGAAAACCCTAAAAAGATCCGCTTCAAATCCATCGAGGCGGCCCAGTTGCCGCGGGTGCTTCAGGACGTGGACGGAGCGGTCATCAACGGCAACTACGCCATTGAGGCGGGGCTCAAACCGACCGAGGACGCCCTCGTCCTGGAGGGGGAGGAATCCCCCTACGCCAACATCGTGGCCGTCCGGTCAGGGGAGCAGAACGGTCAGGCTGTCAAAGCCCTGGTCGCGATCCTTCAGAGCGACAAGGTGCGACGCTTCATTCTTGAGAGCTACGGCGGAGGGGTTGTCCCCGCCTTTTGA